One bacterium genomic window, CTTGACGAGGAGCGGCCACCCGACCCGGTCGCCGAACCGGATCACCTGGTCGGCGTCCTCGACGTCCTCGATGGCGGGGGTGACCGGGACGCCGGAGGCGGCGAGCGCCTTCCGGGCCGCGATCTTGTCGCCCAGGATCCGCATCACCCGGGACGAGGGCCCGATGAAGACGAGCCCCTCGCGCTCCACCGCGTCCGCGAAGTCGGGGTTCTCCGCGAGGAAGCCGTACCCCGGGAAGACGGCGTCGCAGCCCGAGTCGACCGCCGCGCGCAGCATCGCCTCGATGTCGAGGTAGCTCAGCGAGGCGGGGGAAGGCCCCAGGCGGACCGCCTCGTCGGCGAGCTTCACGTGCAGGGAGAGGGCGTCGCAGTCGGAGTATCCCACCACCACGGGGATCCCCAGCTCCCGCGCCGGCCGGATGGCCCGGCATGCGATCTCCCCCCGGTTGGCGATGAAGATTTTCCGGTAGTACCCCACGCCTGCGCTACTCGATGTCTTTCCCGGTGAGGATCGTCAGCGCCTCGCGGTACTTGAGCGCGGTCTTTTCGACCACGTCCGCGGGAAGACGGGGTCCCGGCGCCGTCTTGTTCCACGGGAGCGTGAGCAGGTAGTCGCGCACGAACTGCTTGTCGAAGCTCTTCTGCGGCCCCCCGGGCTCATACCCGGCGGCGGGCCAGAACCGGGAGGAATCGGGGGTGAGCGCCTCGTCGATCAGGATCAGTTCCCCGTCCGCGGTCCCCAGCTCGAACTTCGTGTCCGCGATGATGATCCCTTTCCCGATGGCGTACGCGGCGGCCTTGCGGTAGAGGGCGACGACGATCGAGCGGACCTTCTCCGCCGTCTCCTTCCCGACCATCGCGACCATCCGGTCGTAGGGGATGTTCTCGTCGTGCCTCCCCTTCTCCTCCTTCGTGGCGGGGGTGAAGATCGGCTCGGGGAGACGGTCCGACTCGCGCATCCCTTTCGGCAGCGGGATGCCGCACACCTCCCCCTTCTCCCGGTACTCCGCCCACCCGGAGCCGGACAGGTACCCGCGGACGACGCACTCCACGGGGAACGGCTTCGCCTTCCGGCACAGCATCGCGCGGCCCCGCAGCGTCTCCGCGTGGGCGCGGGCCGCGGGCGGGAACGCGTCGACGTCGACGGAGATCATGTGGTTGGGGACGATGTCCTCGAGCATGCGGAACCAGAACGCGGAGATCTGGGTCAGCACCTTCCCCTTCCCCGGGATCCCGTCCGGCATCAC contains:
- a CDS encoding phosphoribosylaminoimidazolesuccinocarboxamide synthase, translated to VMPDGIPGKGKVLTQISAFWFRMLEDIVPNHMISVDVDAFPPAARAHAETLRGRAMLCRKAKPFPVECVVRGYLSGSGWAEYREKGEVCGIPLPKGMRESDRLPEPIFTPATKEEKGRHDENIPYDRMVAMVGKETAEKVRSIVVALYRKAAAYAIGKGIIIADTKFELGTADGELILIDEALTPDSSRFWPAAGYEPGGPQKSFDKQFVRDYLLTLPWNKTAPGPRLPADVVEKTALKYREALTILTGKDIE